In Candidatus Eremiobacterota bacterium, one genomic interval encodes:
- a CDS encoding serpin family protein, which produces MRTGRIALLLILLISIAFAAMAAAGPGEAAAKSQSGPDKIAASYNTFGFSLYSDLLKENKHKNVFISPTSIALALAIAWNGAQGETMNGIAKVLTIYGMPENEVNALNKLLINSLKKADPKVDIAIANSLWLRTGMSFSPQFIKKARESYSAEVKVGIDAALINEWVKKNTKGKITSIVDKVPPNAVLYIINAVYFKGAWSQRFDKKLTAQKPFTMAGGKKKNCPFMAQSGSYLYYRGDKFQALRLPYGDKKLAMYLFLPDRNSSLDEFHGKLSSTAWKSWMEKFEDAEGTVEIPRFRCEFMAELNKSLKALGMGASFDSFRAQFSRMSDTFLTISSVLHKSFVEVNEEGTVAAAVTSVEIRDTAMMEPPKKFTFKADRPFFFAIVDGSTKSILFMGSLAEPR; this is translated from the coding sequence ATGCGCACAGGAAGAATTGCTCTCTTGCTGATCCTGCTCATTTCGATTGCCTTCGCCGCCATGGCCGCGGCAGGGCCGGGAGAGGCGGCCGCTAAAAGCCAGAGCGGGCCGGATAAGATTGCCGCAAGCTATAACACCTTCGGCTTCTCCCTTTACTCCGATCTCCTGAAGGAAAACAAGCACAAGAACGTCTTTATCTCTCCCACGAGCATCGCGCTTGCCCTGGCTATCGCCTGGAACGGCGCCCAGGGAGAGACAATGAACGGCATCGCCAAGGTCCTCACCATCTATGGAATGCCGGAAAACGAGGTAAACGCCCTCAACAAGCTCCTCATTAATTCTCTGAAAAAGGCCGATCCCAAAGTAGACATCGCCATAGCCAACTCTCTCTGGCTGCGCACGGGAATGTCCTTCAGCCCGCAGTTTATCAAGAAGGCCAGGGAGTCATACAGCGCAGAGGTAAAGGTCGGTATCGATGCGGCCCTCATCAACGAGTGGGTGAAAAAGAACACCAAGGGGAAAATCACCTCCATCGTGGACAAGGTGCCCCCCAACGCCGTGCTCTATATTATAAACGCCGTGTATTTCAAGGGGGCATGGTCACAGAGATTCGATAAAAAGCTCACGGCGCAGAAGCCCTTCACCATGGCAGGCGGAAAGAAAAAGAACTGCCCCTTCATGGCGCAGTCAGGATCATATCTCTATTACCGCGGCGACAAGTTCCAGGCGCTGCGCCTTCCCTACGGAGACAAAAAGCTCGCCATGTATCTCTTCCTGCCGGACAGGAACTCCTCGCTTGACGAGTTCCACGGGAAGCTCAGCAGCACGGCGTGGAAGTCCTGGATGGAAAAATTCGAGGATGCCGAGGGCACCGTGGAAATCCCCCGCTTCAGGTGCGAATTCATGGCAGAGCTCAATAAATCCCTGAAAGCTCTCGGGATGGGGGCTTCCTTTGACAGCTTCCGGGCGCAGTTTTCCAGGATGAGCGACACTTTCCTCACGATAAGCTCCGTGCTCCATAAAAGCTTCGTCGAGGTGAACGAGGAAGGCACCGTCGCCGCGGCAGTCACTTCCGTGGAGATTCGTGATACGGCCATGATGGAGCCTCCCAAGAAATTCACCTTCAAGGCCGACCGCCCGTTTTTCTTTGCCATCGTTGACGGCAGCACGAAATCGATTCTGTTCATGGGCTCCCTGGCTGAACCCCGCTAG
- a CDS encoding ankyrin repeat domain-containing protein, producing the protein MAEIHDYASTGNLEKIKELAVVDKKNIDKRDSFNMTPLHWASFWGHYQVVEFLTSFGADINAKTNVRSTPLHSAAVGGHQKIAELLVARGADVNAKTKAGLTPLHSAASGGHLDMVTLLYSRGASVNAKTKTGQTPLQGAAAKGYRHIVRVLVQAGTDVNAPSKHGNTPLHEVAIKGYRDLAEFLISRGADINARNKKGQTPLQCALIHSHKEIAAFIRSKGGGE; encoded by the coding sequence ATGGCAGAGATTCACGATTACGCATCTACCGGCAATCTCGAAAAAATCAAGGAGCTGGCCGTAGTCGATAAGAAAAACATCGACAAGAGAGACAGCTTCAACATGACGCCCCTCCACTGGGCTTCCTTCTGGGGGCACTACCAAGTCGTGGAATTCCTCACCTCCTTCGGCGCCGACATCAACGCAAAGACCAACGTGCGCTCGACGCCGCTCCACAGCGCTGCCGTGGGAGGGCACCAGAAGATCGCCGAGCTTCTCGTCGCCAGGGGCGCTGATGTCAACGCCAAGACAAAGGCCGGTCTTACCCCTCTCCACAGCGCCGCTTCAGGAGGCCATCTTGACATGGTGACGCTTCTTTACTCCCGGGGCGCCAGTGTCAATGCAAAGACAAAAACCGGGCAGACTCCACTCCAGGGCGCGGCTGCAAAGGGCTACCGCCACATCGTGAGGGTGCTGGTGCAGGCCGGCACCGACGTCAACGCCCCTTCAAAACATGGCAATACGCCTCTCCACGAGGTGGCTATTAAAGGCTACCGCGATCTTGCGGAGTTCCTCATCTCCCGGGGGGCCGATATCAACGCCAGGAACAAGAAAGGACAGACTCCCCTGCAATGCGCCCTTATCCACTCCCATAAGGAGATTGCCGCTTTCATCCGCTCAAAGGGCGGCGGCGAATAG
- a CDS encoding homoserine dehydrogenase produces the protein MHTKRIIKFGGSSLAGAECFRKVAAIVSSSMKLNPVVVVSALGAAPGELKITDSLKDLTSQLLEKKEGTKLLEAILARHHRILKDLDLSPSVLGAEEQELRGLVQEVKRGAYASKDEAYDALMGFGEVLSAKIMASLLASSGLRFIAAHPREFHFQTNDAFGNADILEESLEKIASRIIAAKDHIVFPGYIGFTAGGRRTTLGRGGSDYTAAVLGAALKKDVEIWTDVDGIYRIAPPFLPPQFNAMGHPESIPELSYEEAFQMAAFGSRVLFEKAMYAVFQAVKKGKHIRLIIKNTFRPEHPGTVISSVHRHLGEPRGITCLEGTQLFTLYPRSEEEAQAFRSGVNSLGGVSTLMASETSGRLSLVLDRYHPDLSRLESRFTSHLSRDQVLVKIVGDGLGENPETLSRIHRTLHAAENPEKFGMTIVHKSPQLLTDTTFEFLVKKRGLPDILMALYKGLFMDRSVVVGMMGLGTVGGGVLHYARDLYSHEKGVFDLHFPLALVKNEKKKRKGVTGIKLTGNAADILDDPTVDIVLEVMGGIEPARTFVLEALAKGKDVVTANKALLAECGVEIFQAADRSRRNLGFEASVCGEIPIVDDLLKFPGLHDIEGIEGIVNGTSNYVLTRFMEGMALDEAIGIAQQKGFAEADPTLDISGTDASQKLAILASILFNEPVNYRDIYRKGIEGLIPADRMAFQEWGVTIKPLVLAKSEGSALTLVVSPALVPSHHPLAAVREENNALALYLKGRQEPITHIGKGAGAIPTARSIVRDILEVSRKSRAYMVNLPGFFKVKARSHREDQASFEADWYVRLTVQDKPGVFGKIATILGESGLSIRQVMQEELPGRQGAHVMLALKKAPLERLEAAVEKISHHPFVNEHFSCVMR, from the coding sequence ATGCATACCAAGAGGATCATCAAGTTCGGGGGAAGCTCCCTTGCAGGCGCCGAATGCTTCAGAAAAGTAGCGGCAATAGTCTCCTCGTCGATGAAGCTGAATCCTGTGGTGGTCGTCTCGGCCCTGGGAGCAGCGCCGGGAGAGCTGAAAATCACCGACTCCCTCAAGGATCTCACGTCACAGCTCCTGGAGAAAAAGGAGGGCACAAAGCTCCTTGAGGCCATCCTGGCCCGCCATCACAGGATCCTGAAAGACCTTGACCTCTCCCCGTCAGTCCTCGGCGCCGAGGAGCAGGAGCTGAGGGGCCTGGTACAGGAAGTGAAGAGGGGAGCCTATGCCTCGAAGGATGAGGCCTATGACGCCCTCATGGGATTCGGCGAGGTACTCTCGGCGAAAATAATGGCCTCACTGCTTGCATCGTCAGGCCTTCGCTTCATAGCCGCCCATCCGCGGGAATTCCACTTCCAGACCAACGACGCCTTTGGAAACGCCGATATCCTCGAGGAGAGCCTTGAAAAGATCGCATCCCGCATAATCGCCGCGAAGGATCACATAGTATTTCCAGGCTACATCGGCTTCACCGCAGGCGGGAGGAGGACCACCCTCGGGCGCGGCGGCTCCGATTACACAGCGGCCGTGCTGGGAGCGGCCCTCAAGAAGGACGTGGAGATATGGACTGACGTGGACGGTATCTACCGGATCGCCCCGCCCTTTCTTCCCCCGCAGTTTAACGCCATGGGCCACCCTGAGTCCATCCCCGAGCTCTCCTACGAGGAGGCCTTCCAGATGGCGGCCTTCGGCTCCCGGGTCCTCTTTGAAAAAGCCATGTACGCCGTTTTCCAGGCGGTGAAAAAAGGGAAGCACATAAGGCTTATCATCAAGAACACCTTCAGGCCCGAGCACCCGGGCACGGTCATATCAAGCGTCCACCGGCACCTGGGTGAGCCCCGCGGCATTACATGCCTCGAAGGGACGCAGCTCTTCACCCTCTATCCGCGCAGCGAAGAGGAGGCCCAGGCTTTCCGCAGCGGGGTGAACAGCCTCGGGGGCGTCTCGACGCTCATGGCATCGGAGACCTCCGGGCGGCTCTCGCTGGTGCTGGACCGGTACCATCCCGATCTCTCGAGGCTTGAGTCCAGGTTCACAAGCCATCTCTCAAGGGACCAGGTCCTGGTGAAAATCGTCGGCGACGGCCTTGGGGAAAACCCCGAGACCCTCTCGAGGATCCACAGAACTCTCCATGCCGCCGAGAATCCCGAAAAATTCGGCATGACAATAGTGCACAAGTCTCCGCAGCTCCTCACCGACACCACCTTTGAATTCCTCGTAAAAAAGAGGGGGCTCCCCGACATTCTGATGGCTCTCTACAAAGGGCTTTTCATGGACCGCTCCGTCGTCGTGGGCATGATGGGGCTCGGGACCGTGGGAGGCGGCGTGCTCCATTATGCCAGGGACCTCTACAGCCACGAAAAAGGCGTCTTTGACCTTCACTTCCCGCTGGCGCTGGTGAAAAACGAGAAAAAGAAGCGAAAGGGCGTAACCGGCATAAAGCTCACCGGCAATGCCGCCGATATCCTGGACGATCCCACCGTGGACATCGTGCTCGAGGTGATGGGAGGGATCGAGCCGGCAAGGACATTCGTGCTGGAAGCCCTCGCGAAGGGGAAAGATGTCGTGACGGCAAACAAGGCGCTCCTCGCGGAATGCGGCGTGGAGATCTTCCAGGCAGCGGACCGCTCCAGGAGAAACCTTGGCTTTGAAGCGAGTGTCTGCGGAGAGATCCCTATTGTGGACGATCTGCTCAAGTTTCCAGGCCTCCATGACATAGAAGGAATCGAAGGGATCGTGAACGGGACAAGCAACTACGTCCTTACCCGCTTCATGGAAGGCATGGCACTCGATGAGGCCATCGGGATTGCCCAGCAGAAGGGCTTCGCCGAGGCCGATCCCACCCTTGACATATCGGGCACCGACGCCTCACAGAAGCTTGCCATCCTTGCCTCTATCCTTTTCAACGAGCCCGTCAATTACAGGGATATTTACAGGAAAGGTATTGAAGGACTCATCCCCGCCGACCGCATGGCGTTCCAGGAGTGGGGCGTCACCATCAAGCCCCTGGTGCTTGCAAAAAGTGAAGGATCGGCCCTCACCCTCGTGGTGTCACCGGCCCTTGTCCCTTCTCACCACCCCCTTGCGGCAGTGAGAGAAGAGAATAACGCCCTGGCTCTCTATCTCAAGGGGAGACAGGAGCCCATCACTCATATCGGCAAGGGCGCCGGCGCCATTCCCACGGCGCGATCAATCGTGAGGGACATTCTGGAAGTATCCAGGAAATCGAGAGCTTACATGGTGAACCTCCCGGGGTTCTTCAAGGTGAAGGCGAGAAGCCACAGGGAGGACCAGGCCTCCTTCGAGGCAGACTGGTACGTGAGGCTCACGGTGCAGGACAAGCCCGGCGTTTTTGGAAAGATAGCCACAATACTGGGAGAGAGCGGGCTCTCCATAAGGCAGGTCATGCAGGAAGAGCTCCCGGGACGCCAGGGAGCCCATGTGATGCTTGCCCTCAAGAAAGCTCCCCTTGAGCGCCTCGAGGCGGCTGTTGAAAAAATCTCACACCATCCCTTTGTCAATGAGCATTTTTCATGCGTAATGCGCTGA
- the thrB gene encoding homoserine kinase, with amino-acid sequence MCKDSPFTVRVPATSANIGPGFDVLGIALAMYNTCTVCPGGTKLTITVEGEGGDGEIPADEQNLLYRALSRGMSLAGKEVPPLAIRQHNVIPASRGLGSSASAVVAGLLAAQRLSGGTLTPEALTGLAVEMEGHPDNVLAALRGGVVIARRSGDSSVPLSVPLGAPLEVALAIPDIKISTSAAREVLPQAYSLTDVVTSLQSVSLLIYSLITGEHAYLRDAMTDRIHEPYRAPLIRGFREAVDAALACGALGACLSGSGSTVLAFCRGSSEAVAEAMASEFRKKGISCRACVTSITAEGARIIEQEGPQAQ; translated from the coding sequence ATGTGTAAAGACTCCCCTTTCACCGTCAGGGTTCCCGCCACTTCGGCAAATATCGGGCCGGGCTTCGATGTCCTCGGCATCGCCCTTGCCATGTACAATACCTGTACTGTCTGCCCGGGAGGCACGAAGCTCACCATTACGGTGGAAGGCGAAGGGGGAGACGGAGAAATTCCCGCCGATGAGCAGAACCTCCTCTACAGGGCCCTCTCGAGGGGGATGAGCCTGGCCGGCAAGGAGGTTCCACCCCTCGCCATAAGGCAGCACAACGTCATTCCCGCCTCAAGGGGCCTGGGCTCTTCCGCCTCTGCAGTGGTCGCAGGGCTTCTTGCCGCGCAGAGACTCTCAGGGGGGACACTCACCCCGGAAGCCCTCACAGGGCTTGCCGTCGAAATGGAAGGCCACCCCGACAACGTCCTTGCGGCCCTTCGCGGCGGCGTGGTCATCGCAAGGAGATCGGGGGACTCCTCCGTACCGCTCTCCGTCCCGCTGGGGGCGCCTCTGGAGGTGGCCCTTGCCATCCCCGATATCAAGATAAGCACCAGCGCCGCCAGGGAAGTCCTCCCTCAGGCATATTCCCTCACTGATGTGGTGACCTCGCTCCAGAGCGTCTCTCTCCTCATATACTCCCTCATCACGGGAGAGCATGCCTATCTGCGTGACGCGATGACCGACAGGATCCACGAGCCCTACCGGGCACCCCTTATCAGGGGATTCAGGGAAGCCGTCGATGCTGCCCTGGCCTGCGGCGCCCTCGGCGCCTGCCTCTCAGGCTCCGGCTCCACGGTCCTGGCTTTCTGCAGGGGCAGCAGCGAAGCCGTCGCCGAGGCCATGGCCTCGGAGTTCAGGAAGAAAGGCATCTCCTGCAGGGCCTGCGTCACCTCCATCACGGCAGAGGGCGCCCGCATCATTGAGCAGGAAGGCCCCCAGGCTCAATAG
- a CDS encoding HNH endonuclease signature motif containing protein, producing the protein MDTHETHSISDMFLPDEEELLHLGDPLYCHDYEDMLLLPEPYELPAEARDRAKRMVKITGEGLLTEAEKLTEELAWGPPLIDRDNRASRLDFTLCQAVRGRLALDLVLGGFLVTLKTKGVDRLGYRSMATFAVEHLSMSGRTASELMHNFQLLEALPLTREAYLQGKIAKSALRHLSRVATPENEAGVLARAQKLSVGGFEREVRKILAERERDEGTGSAADEQGNEGVMMHFRVSPTLALTWDFALSMFRDREHYEGPVAGFIEALLANWTASGKCAHGPAPLDEEGSLPVFYRGREAGKGSIPVTEAVKGDAQGEAFSEGTGDDTPEAESSPWEMPWDIFFPSWLEETRRGGEPGSCSVKAVAGRLIRAAVMRQRLEVATGMLLRAMHARQLFTRFGFESIEEYAQTRCGLSKAQARQFIMVANGFRRHSLTEKAFRSRTITREQARLILPLVNGKNEEAWIEYAASVPTADLREEAGRIARIIEYDSFAAVSYTLLPGFRYLSDERYHELPFEVRDSIRTGSWYGGPSAVSAWPLSEDDEASLESRDRRFDEPWNHFSDVDEMLTAEAAMKVEKNSVLCASLEEARQICTLPEGENPEETFLVDILQGEGASGRPSLTMAIRFYLPEELYQLWNTAARAFLCLTMQAEAVGAEGKEPVTLHPSYALIPPEEQFLAALMADYLSTEGEFQKAAHHHRILKRDRFRCQSPGCRCRRHLHVHHIIRRSQGGTDDPWNLITLCEACHLHLLHGLRTLTIRGKAPHRLTVAFGSQSDGEPFLMYEEGVRKPRPMR; encoded by the coding sequence ATGGATACACATGAGACCCACTCAATCTCCGATATGTTCCTCCCCGATGAAGAAGAGCTTCTTCACCTCGGTGATCCATTGTATTGCCATGATTACGAGGACATGCTCCTCCTCCCGGAGCCTTATGAGCTTCCCGCCGAGGCCCGTGACAGGGCGAAGCGCATGGTGAAGATCACCGGGGAAGGCCTTCTCACCGAGGCGGAAAAGCTCACCGAGGAACTCGCCTGGGGGCCCCCGCTCATCGACAGGGATAACCGGGCCTCACGGCTGGATTTCACCCTCTGCCAGGCAGTCAGAGGCCGACTCGCCCTTGACTTGGTTCTGGGCGGCTTTCTTGTCACTCTCAAAACGAAAGGAGTTGATCGTTTGGGCTACCGCTCCATGGCGACCTTTGCCGTGGAGCATCTCTCGATGTCGGGCCGCACGGCATCAGAGCTGATGCACAATTTCCAGCTTCTCGAGGCCCTTCCCCTCACCAGAGAGGCGTACCTGCAGGGGAAAATCGCGAAGAGCGCACTCAGGCACCTCTCGAGGGTGGCCACACCAGAGAACGAGGCCGGAGTGCTTGCCAGGGCTCAGAAGCTCTCAGTGGGCGGCTTTGAGAGGGAGGTAAGGAAGATCCTTGCAGAAAGGGAGCGCGATGAAGGCACAGGCTCTGCTGCTGATGAGCAGGGTAATGAGGGAGTGATGATGCATTTCCGCGTATCACCGACGCTTGCCCTCACCTGGGACTTCGCCCTCTCCATGTTCCGGGACAGGGAGCACTATGAAGGGCCTGTTGCAGGCTTCATCGAGGCCCTCCTCGCCAACTGGACGGCCTCGGGAAAGTGCGCTCATGGTCCTGCGCCCCTCGATGAGGAGGGAAGCCTCCCGGTATTTTACAGGGGCAGGGAGGCCGGGAAGGGCTCCATTCCCGTAACGGAGGCCGTCAAAGGCGATGCTCAGGGAGAGGCCTTTTCGGAAGGCACAGGGGATGACACTCCTGAGGCAGAGAGCTCACCGTGGGAGATGCCCTGGGATATCTTTTTCCCCTCGTGGCTGGAGGAGACCCGGCGGGGCGGGGAGCCCGGCAGCTGTTCCGTCAAGGCCGTCGCAGGGAGGCTCATCAGGGCCGCCGTGATGCGCCAGAGGCTTGAAGTCGCCACTGGAATGCTGCTGCGGGCAATGCACGCCAGGCAGCTCTTCACCCGCTTCGGCTTTGAATCAATCGAGGAATATGCACAGACACGGTGCGGCCTTTCAAAAGCGCAGGCCCGCCAGTTTATCATGGTAGCCAATGGATTCCGCCGCCACTCCCTCACCGAAAAGGCCTTCAGGAGCCGCACCATCACGAGGGAGCAGGCAAGGCTCATCCTCCCCCTGGTGAACGGGAAAAACGAGGAGGCCTGGATAGAATATGCCGCGTCTGTCCCTACGGCGGACCTCAGGGAAGAGGCGGGGCGCATCGCCCGGATCATCGAGTATGACAGCTTCGCCGCGGTGAGCTATACCCTCCTCCCCGGCTTCCGCTATCTCAGTGATGAGCGGTATCATGAGCTTCCCTTCGAGGTGCGGGACAGCATCAGGACCGGGTCCTGGTACGGCGGCCCCTCGGCGGTCTCAGCGTGGCCTCTTTCCGAGGATGACGAAGCTTCCCTGGAGAGCCGCGACAGGCGCTTCGACGAGCCCTGGAACCATTTCAGCGATGTTGACGAAATGCTCACCGCTGAGGCCGCCATGAAAGTTGAAAAAAATTCCGTGCTGTGTGCGAGCCTGGAGGAGGCCCGGCAGATCTGCACCCTTCCCGAGGGTGAAAATCCCGAAGAGACCTTCCTTGTGGACATCCTCCAGGGAGAAGGCGCCTCCGGGAGGCCATCACTCACCATGGCAATCAGGTTTTATCTCCCTGAAGAGCTTTATCAACTCTGGAACACTGCCGCCAGGGCTTTTCTATGCCTCACCATGCAGGCAGAGGCCGTCGGAGCAGAGGGTAAAGAGCCGGTTACCTTGCATCCCTCCTATGCCCTGATTCCCCCGGAAGAACAATTCCTTGCCGCCCTCATGGCGGACTACCTCTCCACCGAGGGCGAATTCCAGAAGGCTGCCCATCACCACAGGATCCTGAAGCGCGACCGATTCCGCTGCCAGTCACCCGGTTGTCGCTGCCGCAGGCACCTCCACGTGCACCATATCATCAGGCGCTCCCAGGGCGGCACCGATGACCCCTGGAACCTCATCACCCTCTGCGAGGCCTGCCATCTCCACCTGCTCCACGGCCTGCGGACTCTCACCATAAGGGGGAAAGCTCCCCACCGCCTCACCGTCGCCTTCGGCTCGCAGTCAGACGGTGAGCCATTCCTCATGTATGAAGAGGGGGTAAGGAAGCCTCGTCCAATGAGATGA